Part of the Haemophilus influenzae genome is shown below.
GTCCTGGACTTTCAATGTCCAAGTCAAAAAGGCGTTGTCCATCGACAAGCGCGACACGCAACTCTTCTTTTTGAGTTGCATTGATTAACATTCTTTTCATTGTCAATTCTCTTATTAAATATTTAAAAAAAACTCAAAATAAACCGCACTTTGCTTCGTTATCGACCTCGTGTTTCTCGCGCCAGTCAATCTCACGACTGTATGTTGCTGGGTGCATTGATAACGTTATTAAGCATAAATATTTGCTTGATAAAACAACGCGATATTCCGCACGCGTTGCAAACGGCTGATTTATTTTAAGAAAAATGTTGATTATCAATGTCTTATGCCAATTGCTGCATTGAGTTTTCACCAACAAAACTTATCCTTTTTTACGCAAATTATTAGGCGCAAAAAGAGGGTCTATTATCCATAGAAAACGATTAATTAGCAAGGCGAATTTGCGTTCATAGAGTGACGTTCATATTACGTTTATAGTGCCTTTATGATATGATTTGCAGCGATTTTCAAAAGGAAAAAAAATGACAAAACAAAATGAAAAAATCATTAATTCATCCGTAAAAATGCTGACAATTAGTGAAGATGAAAGTGGGCAACGAATTGATAATTATTTATTAGCAAAACTCAAAGGTGTACCCAAAAGTTTAATTTATCGCATTGTGCGTAAAGGCGAAGTGCGAGTAAACAAAGGCAGAATTAAACCAGAATATAAACTGCAAACAGGCGATGTTGTACGCATTCCACCTGTGCGTGTCGCAGAAAAAAATGATGTGCCGATTTCAAAAAATCTCAATAAAGTTGCCGCACTTGAAAACCAAATTTTGTTTGAAGATGATTGCTTGATTATTTTAAATAAACCCTCAGGAATCGCGGTGCACGGCGGAAGTGGTTTAAATTTTGGTGTGATTGAAGCCTTACGAGCATTACGCCCAGAAGCACGCTTTTTAGAACTGGTTCATCGTTTAGATCGCGATACATCAGGCATTTTATTAATTGCCAAAAAACGTTCAGCATTACGCAATTTGCACGAACAACTTCGCGTCAAAACCGTTCAAAAAGATTATTTAGCGTTAGTACGTGGGCAATGGCAATCCCATATAAAAGTTATTCAAGCCCCTCTTTTGAAAAATGAATTATCTAGCGGAGAGCGCATTGTGCGTGTCAGCGAGCAAGGAAAACCATCTGAAACTCGCTTTAGTATTGAAGAACGCTATATAAATGCTACGCTTGTGAAGGCTTCACCAGTCACAGGGCGAACCCATCAAATTCGTGTGCATACACAATATGCAGGACATCCTATTGCATTAGATGATAAATACGGCGATAAAGATTTTGATAAACAAATGAATGAATTAGGATTAAATCGTTTGTTTTTGCACGCTTTTTCAATTCGGTTTGAACACCCTAAAAATGGCGAAACACTACGTTTCAATGCGTCACTAGATCATCAAATGAAAGCAATTTTGCAAAAGTTGCGGGAAAGCAAATAGACAATATTTCTGTTTATTGCTACACTTACACACGGAGACAACTCGTTTCTATCAACAAATTTCATAATAACGACAACAAAGGATAGCAAAATGGCAAAAGGACAATCTTTACAAGATCCTTATTTAAATGCGCTTCGTCGTGAACGCATTCCTGTATCAATCTACCTTGTAAACGGAATCAAACTTCAAGGTCAAATTGAATCATTCGATCAATTCGTGATTTTATTAAAAAACACCGTGAATCAAATGGTATATAAACACGCAATTTCAACGGTTGTGCCTGCTCGTTCAGTTTCCCATCACAATAACAATCATCATACTGCTCCAACAGAAGCAGTTGAAAACGTGGAAACTCAAGCAGAGTAATCACAATACCATTAATGGATAATTAATATTTATTAAGTGCGGTTGAAAATTCTCAGGAAATTTCAACCGCACTTTTTTTCATCTCAAATGTGAAAACTACTTTCCAATTCCATATTGTTTCAATTTATTCGCAATGGCAGTATGGGAAACGCCTAAACGTTGAGCCAATTTTCTCGTGCTTGGATATTCTGCATAAAATAATTTTAGGACTTGTGCTTCATAGAAACCAATAATTTCATCTAAGGTTTTATTTTCAAATTCATCCAAAGAAATCACCGCACTTTGTGGCAGAGCAAGATTTAAACTTTCGATAGTTAAATGATTATCTTGTACTAACGAACAAGCACGATAAAGAGTGTTATAAAGCTCACGAACATTCCCTTTCCAATCATATTTCTGTAAATAAAGAAGAAAATCTTTATCGAAAGTTGGTTTTGCAATTTTTAATTCTTCACTGATTTCCTGTAAAAAACCTTGTGCCAGTGGCTCAATATCAGCCATGCGATCTCGTAATGCAGGCACATTAATAGTGAGAACATTTAAGCGATGAAACAAATCAGCACGAACTTTACCTTGCTCAACAAGCAAATGAAGTGGAACCTGTGATGTGCAAATCACTCGCACATTTGCATAATGCTCTTTTTCTTCGCCTACTCGACGGAAAGATCCATCCGTTAAAAAACGTAATAATTTAGCCTGTAAACCCAATGAAAGTTCTGCGATGCCATCTAGTAATACAGTTCCCTCATTTGCGTACTCAAAAAAACCAATGGTTTCACTGTCTCCGACTTTTCGACCAAACATTTCACTTTCCGCATCTTCATCAGGCAAACCAGCACAGTTTACTGCGATAAATTTTTTATCGCGACGCAAACTCTGATAATGGCAGGCTTTCGCTAACAAATCTTTTCCACTCCCCGTTTCGCCTTGAATTAACAAAGGCGCATCAAACATAGCAAAACGTTTCGCGTTTTCTACCGCACTTTTCATCGCTTCACTTTGTACAATAAAACACTCGAAAGGTTTTTGAGGATTAAATTTAGAAATCGGCATATTCAGGGAATGGAAATAATTAAGATATGGCTATGATAATTTCTTTACAACAAAGTGTAAATATTATTTTACATAAGGTAAAAATGCGACCATTTTTGACCGCACTTTATATCGCTAAGGTTTTAACATTTTTTCAGCTTCACGAACACGAACAAGGAATTGTTTCCGTTCAGCTGAAGTCATACCACTGCTAGTACCGGGTAATTTAACAGTAAGAGGATTCACTGCTCGACCGTTAATATGAAATTCATAATGTAAATGCGGCCCCGTAGAAATCCCCGTATTACCAGAAAGTGCAATACGTTCGCCTTTTTTAACTGTTTGCCCTGCTTTTACTAGGGATTTGCTCAAATGCATATAAACAGTTTGATATTCACGCCCGTGACGTAACATAACATAACGTCCTGCACCGCCAGCCTGATAAGCAACTTTTTCAACTGTGCCATCTGCTGGTGCAATAACTGGTGTGCCTTGAGAAACGGAGAAATCCACACCTTTATGCGGACGAATACGTCCTGTTACTGGATGACGACGATTTGGATTAAAAGGGGAGGAAACGCGTGCTTGGCGTTGCAATGGATAACGAGCAAAACCTTTGCCTAAGGTTTCTCCTTGCTGATTATAATAACGACCATTTGCAGCTTGCACAGCATAATAATTTTTACCACCAGATGAAATACGTAATGCCTCAACATTACCTTGACCAGTGAGTTTATCGCCTAAATATTCACGAGAAACTAAAATGGCAAATTGAGTTCCTTTTTTTAGTTTTCTCAAACTCACTTGCCATTGTAAGGCGTTACTAAGTTGGCTAATTTGACGCGTATCAAGACCTTTTTCTCTTAAACTACTATTTAAAGAATTTTGAATCTCGCCTTTTAATACTTCTTTTCGCCAAATACTTTTCTTTTCAATAACTTGGCGTTTAAATTTCCCATCTTCGAGACGTTCATAAATACGTTCTTCTTTTTCAGAAACCAGCCAATTTAAATATTCCAAGTTATCATTTTTATCTAAAATCCAGTAGAATTGCTGACCTGCTTTTAAGTGGGCTAATTCGGGATCAAGCGTAATCAATGGTTGTACTGATGAATCATCTAAACCTGACAAAACTAAAACATCTTTTAACCTATCCCCTTCGGTTACCGTATAGCTAAATTGATTAGTAATTCTTATGGCTTGATCGGCTGCGTCTAATAAACCATTGAGTGCGTCTTGTGCGTGTTGAGGTAAAGTATCGAGATCATCTGAAGATAGTTTTACTTCATCAACTTCGTCATCTTTTGCTTGTAGTTCATCATCATAAGAGGTGGCGTTTTCATTTGGCGATGTATTTAACTCGTGATATTCCCCACTGTCAAAGGTGGAAAATATGGAGTTTTCTTCAGGTTTTTTTATTGTAAGTAAAATGCCTGTCAAAATAAGCAAAATAGCAACAAAAAACACGCCTACTTTTATATATGCGCGTTTTTTTCGTCTATCTCGAGCTAATTTTACGTGTTGCACTGGCATCCCTAAAATAAAAAAGTTTTCAGCATTCAGACTACAGATTATAAAGAAAATTCATTCCTATGGAAAAAGCATTATTCAAACGCTTAAATATTCGACATAAGAGAGAAAATCTTGAGAATTCTATAAAAATGCGTTATTTTCCCCAACCATTGTTGAAAACACGGCGATTTTATGAATATCACAGCCATTCGCAACGAGCAAAACCAACAACCGCTCATTCAATTAAAAAATATCAATGTGGTTTTCGCACAAAAAACCGCTCTGCAAGATATTAATTTAAATATCTATCCCAATTCTATTATCACTATTGTTGGGCCAAATGGTGGTGGCAAATCTACGTTATTAAAAACCTTATTAAAACTACAAACGCCCACTTCTGGCGAGGTCATTTACAGTAAAAATGTTCGCATTGGCTATGTTCCACAAAAAATCCATTTAGATCATAGTTTACCCATTACGGTTGAGCGATTTCTTTCGCTAAAAAAAGGCATTAAAACACAAGAAATTTCCACCGCACTTGAGCAACTTTCTATTTCACATTTACGCAAAAATAATATGCAAAAACTGTCTGGTGGCGAAATGCAACGGGTATTATTGGCACGTGCAATTTTAAATAAACCAAATTTACTTGTGCTAGACGAACCCACTCAAGGCGTAGATATTACTGGGCAGGCAGAACTTTATCAGCTCATTCATCAAACCCAAAAAAAACTAAATTGTGCTGTATTGATGGTATCACACGATTTACACATTGTGATGGCGGATAGTAAAGAAGTATTGTGTATTAACCAACATATTTGTTGTGCAGGTACGCCCGATGTTCTCTCAAATGATCCAACATTTATGCGTTTATGGGGAAATCAGATCGCACAAAATATCGGCTTTTATACCCATCATCACAATCATCACCACACCTTACACGGAGATGTGTGCGGTTGTAATTCATCAGCAGTGCATTGTCAAAATAAGGATAAATAATGTTTGAAATTTTATTTCCAGCCTTTTTAACAGGCATTTTGCTTTCACTTATTACCGCGCCACTTGGCGTATTTGTAGTGTGGCGGAAAATGGCTTATTTTGGCGACACACTTTCTCACTCTGCCTTGCTCGGCGTAGCGTTAGGGATTTTCTTACAAGTCAATCCTTACATTGCGATTGTGGTGCTGACCTTAATTCTTGCTATCGCAATGGTGTGGTTAGAAAGCAACACGCAATTTTCTATTGATACCTTGCTCGGCATTATCGCCCATAGCTGTTTATCTCTCGGCGTTGTGACAGTAGGATTATTACGGAATGTACGGGTAGATTTAATGAATTATTTATTTGGGGATTTGCTCGCAATTAATTATACGGATTTAATTTATATTGGCATTGGCGTGATAATTGTGCTTTCAACATTAATTTACTTTTGGCAATCCTTACTTTCCACCACCGTATCGCCAGAACTCGCGCAAGTTGAAGGCATTAATATCAAAAAAATGCGTTTTATTTTAATGATATTAACCGCATTGACTATTGCCTTGAGTATGAAATTTGTCGGTGCATTAATAATCACATCCTTATTAATAATCCCTGCGGCAACCGCTCGTCGCTTTGCGAGAACACCAGAATCTATGGTGGGCTGGGCAATTGTAGTCAGTATGTTGTCAATTATAGCTGGGCTAATCTTATCAGCCTTTTATGATACCGCTGCTGGGCCTTCCGTTGTGATTTGTTCAGCGTTTTTATTTGTCTTATCACTCTTCAAAAAAGAGCGATTATGAGCTTGCCCAACCAGTGAAAACCATTTGCGCCCCAGTTTAATTCTTGATAAAGTGCGGTCAATTTTTACGGTCTTTTTAGGATAACAAAATGAACCAAGAATATTTAGATTTTGAATTGCCGATTGCCGAATTAGAAGCAAAAATTGAAGCATTATGCTCAGCATCGGATGATAAAGTTGATTTAACTGATGAAATCAAACGCTTACAAAAGAAAAGTAACGAACTCACTAAAAAAACCTTTGCTAACCTTGATGCTTGGCAAGTTTCACGTATGGCACGTCATCCAAACCGTCCTTATACATTAGATTATATCGAACATATTTTTACGGAATTTGAAGAACTTGCAGGCGATCGTGCTTTTGCTGATGATAAAGCGATTGTTGGTGGCTTGGCACGTTTAGATGGTCGCCCAGTGATGGTTATCGGTCATCAAAAAGGCCGTACTGTAAAAGATAAAGTGAGTCGTAATTTTGGTATGCCTGCACCTGAAGGCTATCGCAAAGCGTTACGTTTAATGGAAATGGCTGAACGTTTTAAATTGCCAATTATCACATTTATTGATACCCCGGGAGCTTATCCAGGTATTGGCGCAGAAGAACGTGGTCAAGCGGAAGCTATTGCTCGCAACTTACGAGAAATGGCACAACTTACCGTTCCCGTTATTTGTACCGTTATCGGTGAAGGCGGTTCGGGTGGTGCATTAGCTATTGGCGTGGGCGATAAAGTGAATATGTTGCAGTATTCCACTTATTCTGTTATCTCGCCTGAAGGCTGTGCTTCTATTCTTTGGAAAAGTGCGGAAAAAGCATCGACTGCAGCGGAAGTAATGGGATTAACTGCAAGCCGTTTAAAAGAATTAAATCTTATCGATGGCATTGTGCAAGAACCTTTAGGTGGGGCGCATCGTAATTATCTAGAAATAGCTGAAAACTTAAAACTTCGCTTAAAAGAAGATTTATCAGAGCTTGACGGACTAAGCAAAGAAGAATTATTAAATAGACGCTATGAACGTTTAATGTCTTACGGTTATTGCTAACTAATATTCTAAAAGAGCGGTGATTTTTGCCGCTCTTTTTTTGATCTAAATATACAACAAAGGAGAAAACACAATGAAAAACGTACTTTCGATCCAATCCCACGTGGTCTATGGTTTTGCAGGTAACAAATCCGCGACTTTTCCAATGCAGTTGTTAGGTGTCGATGTATGGGCATTAAATACCGTTCAATTTTCTAATCACACCCAATACGGAAAATGGACGGGCATGGTAATCCCACAAGAACAAATCCGAGAAATTGTAACTGGACTCGATAACATTGAAAAACTACAGGAATGTGATGCCTTGTTATCTGGTTACTTAGGTTCTGCGGAACAAGTCGATCAAATTCTTTTTGCTTTAGAGCAAATCAAACTGCGTAATCCAAATGCGCTTTATTTATGCGACCCTGTAATGCCACATCCGAAAAAAAGCTGCGTGGTTGCCAATGGTGTTTGCGAGGCTCTTATTGAAAAAGCGATTCCAGTGGCAGACATTATGACGCCAAACCTGCACGAATTGCGTCAGCTCACAGAATTCCCAATTAATACCTTTGATGATGTGTTAAAAGCAGTGAATGCGTTAATTGCAAAAGGCGTGAAGAAAGTCCTTGTTAAACATTTAGGCAGTGCAGGTAAAATCAACGATCCTGATACATTTGAAATTATTATGGCAACCCCAGAGGGTGTTTGGCATTTAAGCCGTCCACTTTATCAATTCAACTTTGAACCAGTGGGCGTGGGCGATTTAATCGCGGGGACATTCTTAGCAAATTTACTCAATGGAAAATCTGATGTAGAAGCCTTTGAAGCCATGAATAATGAAGTAGCAGGCGTAATGAAAACCACCTTTGAACTAGGTTCTTACGAATTACAAACCATTGCCGCACGTTTTGAAATTCTCAATCCAAGCAGCCATTATAAAGCTGAAAAAGTTGCCTAATGGACTTACTTTCAGACATTGAAAAACAACTCAAAAAAGCCACCGCTCAAGCATTTCTTATTGCCTTGAGTGGTGGTTTGGATTCCACTGTACTTCTTTCTTTATTTGCAAAACTTCGTCAAAAACGACCGCACTTACCGCCTTTATCAGTACGAGCAATCCATATTCATCACGGCTTAAGCCCCAATGCAGACAGTTGGGCTAAACATTGCCAAGACTTATGCGATCAATTTCAAATTCCGTTGATTATCGAGCGAGTACAAGTAGATAAAACCAATGGCATTGAGGCTGGCGCACGTGAAGCACGCTATCAAGCCATAAAAAAACATCTTCAAACTCAAGAAGTGCTGGTTACAGCACATCATCTAAACGATCAAACAGAAACCTTTTTCTTAGCCCTAAAACGTGGCAGTGGGCTACAAGGCTTAGGCGCAATGCAACAACAAAGTGTATTATTCGGAATGCCAATTTTTCGCCCTTTGTTAGGCTTTACTCGCCCACAGTTAGAAGATTATGCGCAAAAAGAAAAACTCAACTGGATTACAGATGAAAGTAATGAGGATAATCGATACGATCGTAATTTCTTACGCAATGAAATTTTGCCAAAATTACGTGAACGCTGGGCGCATTTTGATTTAGCCGTGCAACGTTCCGCACAACATTGTTTTGAGCAACAACAGCTAATTAATGATTTATTGAGCGAAATTTTTACAGAACATTGCCAAATAAAAAACCAATTTAAACTGTGCCAGTTCCGCAAATATTCTCTCGCAAAACAAACCGCACTTTTGCGTATGTGGCTTGCAGAAAACCAACTTGAAATGCCAAGTAAACGCCAGCTTACACAGCTTATTAATGATGTCGTTTTTGCAAAAGAAGAGGCAAATCCTCAGTTTCAGCTTGTAAATAAAGTCATTCGACGTTATCAAGATAGTTTATATTTAACTAAACGGTTTTCCGATCTAACCAAATACTGCCTAAAATTAGAACAAAATACGCTAAGTTTACCCGATAATTTAGGCAATCTCACTGTTCAAGAAAATGAACACAATCTGATTTTCTACTGGCAGGATTACTCTGTTACGCTGGAAAAAACGAACTTGCCTATTTCTATCCGCTTTGGCTATTCAGGCAAAGTGAAACATCATCCGAAACGCCCAAGAGAAGATATAAAAAAAATCTGGCAAGAATTAAGCGTACCACCTTGGGAACGAAATCGGATCCCTTTAATTTTTTATGGCAATGAGCTAAAAAGTGCGGTAGGTTTTTTCCGTGTTTTTAAAGAGTCTTAAAATCAAGTTAAAGTGGCTTTACATCTAAAAATGCGTTCAAAATTTGAGCGGTGAATTCTTTTCTTAGATAAAAACCTAAAGGCAAGGTATCTATAATTTCGCCATTTTTTCCTATGCCTTTTGTTACAGCACGACTATTTGCCCCCTTTGGGCGAAGTTGCATAACTTCCCCGATTCGAGCGGTAATTTGCTCCAATTTGCCAAGTACAATTAAATCCATCAATTCTTCCCAATCTTGTTTTAATTGACGTTCTTGCTCAGCGGTTGGCTTCCAGAAAATTGGCGCGCCGATATGGCGTTCACGTAATGGAATATGGCGGCTGCCTTCAATGGGCATCCAAAGGACACAAGAAAGTTTATGACGAACGTGAGAATTTTCCCATTTAACCCCTGAATTTTGTACCAACGGGGCAAGGCTCACAAAGGTGGTTTCAAGAGGATAACCCTCAGCATTAATCGGTAACGTTTTTAGTTCAACACCTAAATGAGAAAAATCCTGTTCAGCTTTACTTCCTGCCGTTGCCCCTAAAGCACGCTCTAATAACATGCCTACCCAGCCTTTATCACGTTTTAAATCAATCGGGACAGGAATATGCAGTTCATCAGCTAACTCCCCAAAAGTTAAGCCAGCGATAGATTGTGCTTGAGAAAGCAATTGTTCAAGGGTTTGTG
Proteins encoded:
- the accA gene encoding acetyl-CoA carboxylase carboxyl transferase subunit alpha, producing MNQEYLDFELPIAELEAKIEALCSASDDKVDLTDEIKRLQKKSNELTKKTFANLDAWQVSRMARHPNRPYTLDYIEHIFTEFEELAGDRAFADDKAIVGGLARLDGRPVMVIGHQKGRTVKDKVSRNFGMPAPEGYRKALRLMEMAERFKLPIITFIDTPGAYPGIGAEERGQAEAIARNLREMAQLTVPVICTVIGEGGSGGALAIGVGDKVNMLQYSTYSVISPEGCASILWKSAEKASTAAEVMGLTASRLKELNLIDGIVQEPLGGAHRNYLEIAENLKLRLKEDLSELDGLSKEELLNRRYERLMSYGYC
- the znuC gene encoding zinc ABC transporter ATP-binding protein ZnuC, whose product is MNITAIRNEQNQQPLIQLKNINVVFAQKTALQDINLNIYPNSIITIVGPNGGGKSTLLKTLLKLQTPTSGEVIYSKNVRIGYVPQKIHLDHSLPITVERFLSLKKGIKTQEISTALEQLSISHLRKNNMQKLSGGEMQRVLLARAILNKPNLLVLDEPTQGVDITGQAELYQLIHQTQKKLNCAVLMVSHDLHIVMADSKEVLCINQHICCAGTPDVLSNDPTFMRLWGNQIAQNIGFYTHHHNHHHTLHGDVCGCNSSAVHCQNKDK
- the rluC gene encoding 23S rRNA pseudouridine(955/2504/2580) synthase RluC; this encodes MTKQNEKIINSSVKMLTISEDESGQRIDNYLLAKLKGVPKSLIYRIVRKGEVRVNKGRIKPEYKLQTGDVVRIPPVRVAEKNDVPISKNLNKVAALENQILFEDDCLIILNKPSGIAVHGGSGLNFGVIEALRALRPEARFLELVHRLDRDTSGILLIAKKRSALRNLHEQLRVKTVQKDYLALVRGQWQSHIKVIQAPLLKNELSSGERIVRVSEQGKPSETRFSIEERYINATLVKASPVTGRTHQIRVHTQYAGHPIALDDKYGDKDFDKQMNELGLNRLFLHAFSIRFEHPKNGETLRFNASLDHQMKAILQKLRESK
- a CDS encoding sigma 54-interacting transcriptional regulator, translated to MPISKFNPQKPFECFIVQSEAMKSAVENAKRFAMFDAPLLIQGETGSGKDLLAKACHYQSLRRDKKFIAVNCAGLPDEDAESEMFGRKVGDSETIGFFEYANEGTVLLDGIAELSLGLQAKLLRFLTDGSFRRVGEEKEHYANVRVICTSQVPLHLLVEQGKVRADLFHRLNVLTINVPALRDRMADIEPLAQGFLQEISEELKIAKPTFDKDFLLYLQKYDWKGNVRELYNTLYRACSLVQDNHLTIESLNLALPQSAVISLDEFENKTLDEIIGFYEAQVLKLFYAEYPSTRKLAQRLGVSHTAIANKLKQYGIGK
- the pdxY gene encoding pyridoxal kinase is translated as MKNVLSIQSHVVYGFAGNKSATFPMQLLGVDVWALNTVQFSNHTQYGKWTGMVIPQEQIREIVTGLDNIEKLQECDALLSGYLGSAEQVDQILFALEQIKLRNPNALYLCDPVMPHPKKSCVVANGVCEALIEKAIPVADIMTPNLHELRQLTEFPINTFDDVLKAVNALIAKGVKKVLVKHLGSAGKINDPDTFEIIMATPEGVWHLSRPLYQFNFEPVGVGDLIAGTFLANLLNGKSDVEAFEAMNNEVAGVMKTTFELGSYELQTIAARFEILNPSSHYKAEKVA
- the tilS gene encoding tRNA lysidine(34) synthetase TilS encodes the protein MDLLSDIEKQLKKATAQAFLIALSGGLDSTVLLSLFAKLRQKRPHLPPLSVRAIHIHHGLSPNADSWAKHCQDLCDQFQIPLIIERVQVDKTNGIEAGAREARYQAIKKHLQTQEVLVTAHHLNDQTETFFLALKRGSGLQGLGAMQQQSVLFGMPIFRPLLGFTRPQLEDYAQKEKLNWITDESNEDNRYDRNFLRNEILPKLRERWAHFDLAVQRSAQHCFEQQQLINDLLSEIFTEHCQIKNQFKLCQFRKYSLAKQTALLRMWLAENQLEMPSKRQLTQLINDVVFAKEEANPQFQLVNKVIRRYQDSLYLTKRFSDLTKYCLKLEQNTLSLPDNLGNLTVQENEHNLIFYWQDYSVTLEKTNLPISIRFGYSGKVKHHPKRPREDIKKIWQELSVPPWERNRIPLIFYGNELKSAVGFFRVFKES
- the mutH gene encoding DNA mismatch repair endonuclease MutH — encoded protein: MIPQTLEQLLSQAQSIAGLTFGELADELHIPVPIDLKRDKGWVGMLLERALGATAGSKAEQDFSHLGVELKTLPINAEGYPLETTFVSLAPLVQNSGVKWENSHVRHKLSCVLWMPIEGSRHIPLRERHIGAPIFWKPTAEQERQLKQDWEELMDLIVLGKLEQITARIGEVMQLRPKGANSRAVTKGIGKNGEIIDTLPLGFYLRKEFTAQILNAFLDVKPL
- the hfq gene encoding RNA chaperone Hfq; protein product: MAKGQSLQDPYLNALRRERIPVSIYLVNGIKLQGQIESFDQFVILLKNTVNQMVYKHAISTVVPARSVSHHNNNHHTAPTEAVENVETQAE
- the mepM gene encoding murein DD-endopeptidase MepM; amino-acid sequence: MPVQHVKLARDRRKKRAYIKVGVFFVAILLILTGILLTIKKPEENSIFSTFDSGEYHELNTSPNENATSYDDELQAKDDEVDEVKLSSDDLDTLPQHAQDALNGLLDAADQAIRITNQFSYTVTEGDRLKDVLVLSGLDDSSVQPLITLDPELAHLKAGQQFYWILDKNDNLEYLNWLVSEKEERIYERLEDGKFKRQVIEKKSIWRKEVLKGEIQNSLNSSLREKGLDTRQISQLSNALQWQVSLRKLKKGTQFAILVSREYLGDKLTGQGNVEALRISSGGKNYYAVQAANGRYYNQQGETLGKGFARYPLQRQARVSSPFNPNRRHPVTGRIRPHKGVDFSVSQGTPVIAPADGTVEKVAYQAGGAGRYVMLRHGREYQTVYMHLSKSLVKAGQTVKKGERIALSGNTGISTGPHLHYEFHINGRAVNPLTVKLPGTSSGMTSAERKQFLVRVREAEKMLKP
- the znuB gene encoding zinc ABC transporter permease subunit ZnuB; the encoded protein is MFEILFPAFLTGILLSLITAPLGVFVVWRKMAYFGDTLSHSALLGVALGIFLQVNPYIAIVVLTLILAIAMVWLESNTQFSIDTLLGIIAHSCLSLGVVTVGLLRNVRVDLMNYLFGDLLAINYTDLIYIGIGVIIVLSTLIYFWQSLLSTTVSPELAQVEGINIKKMRFILMILTALTIALSMKFVGALIITSLLIIPAATARRFARTPESMVGWAIVVSMLSIIAGLILSAFYDTAAGPSVVICSAFLFVLSLFKKERL